Proteins found in one Kiritimatiellia bacterium genomic segment:
- a CDS encoding tetratricopeptide repeat protein, with amino-acid sequence MRLQSKGIGAWAAVAAALVLAAAAPAQEPAGDAFLRDLTEAYVTFGRANRAREEGAWTEALSLYEDAHAQYRRLHNLYPDRQADIVQYRMADCANRIEELRRRAGAEKKPESPRAGPRAGPPAEPLADLRAENEKLRERLSAVETNAALAAVVSSQEIERLTRDLADARARAADTNQAARIAESARQLEKMRGEKEDLKAAHRELDRKIQALTNELETARARLEAEKTADEAALSEARRAGEEQAQLREQAERHLAEALRAGEAARAQLAQKEKDLEALQASQAGRQDKIEALEEKVRKAAETRKKQAAELDERTAQLAAEQEQAASLRADLEKARRDAEAAAGETGRLKAALEAAEARVGELERAFAKSREADGPAAADAVALEKEGRLEEALAAYRSAGDRPEAVEGAGRCLLKLGRTGEGVAILEGAVAREPGDPEARLLLGIGLCTLRRYGEASDTLGAAVPLDPSNAALRNALGVAWIGQGRLAEARAELEQAVSLNADLGDAHLNLALILAAGLNPDRDAARRHYERALELGVAPEPHLEKTLGSP; translated from the coding sequence ATGAGACTCCAGTCCAAAGGAATCGGTGCGTGGGCCGCCGTCGCGGCCGCGCTGGTGCTGGCGGCGGCCGCGCCGGCGCAGGAGCCGGCCGGTGACGCCTTTCTACGGGATCTCACGGAGGCCTACGTCACGTTCGGGCGGGCCAACCGGGCCCGCGAGGAAGGCGCCTGGACCGAGGCCCTTTCCCTGTACGAGGACGCCCACGCCCAGTACCGCCGGCTGCACAATCTCTATCCGGATCGGCAGGCCGACATCGTCCAGTACCGCATGGCCGACTGCGCGAACCGGATCGAGGAATTGCGCCGCCGGGCGGGCGCGGAGAAGAAGCCCGAGTCCCCGCGCGCCGGACCGAGAGCGGGCCCGCCGGCGGAGCCGCTCGCGGACCTGCGCGCGGAGAACGAGAAGCTGCGCGAGCGGCTGTCCGCCGTCGAGACGAATGCCGCGCTCGCGGCGGTGGTCTCCAGCCAGGAGATCGAGCGGCTGACCCGGGACCTCGCGGACGCCCGGGCCCGCGCGGCCGATACGAACCAGGCCGCGCGGATCGCCGAAAGCGCGCGGCAGCTGGAAAAGATGCGCGGCGAAAAAGAGGATCTCAAGGCCGCGCACCGCGAACTGGACAGGAAGATTCAGGCGCTGACCAACGAACTGGAGACCGCCCGGGCCCGCCTCGAGGCCGAAAAGACGGCGGACGAGGCCGCGCTGTCGGAGGCCCGCCGCGCCGGGGAAGAGCAGGCGCAGCTCCGGGAACAGGCCGAGCGGCATCTCGCGGAGGCCCTCCGGGCCGGCGAGGCCGCGCGCGCGCAACTGGCACAAAAGGAAAAAGACCTGGAGGCCCTCCAGGCCTCGCAGGCCGGGAGGCAGGACAAAATCGAGGCGCTGGAGGAAAAGGTCCGCAAGGCGGCGGAAACCCGGAAGAAGCAGGCCGCCGAACTGGACGAGCGGACGGCGCAGTTGGCCGCCGAGCAGGAACAGGCGGCCTCCCTGCGCGCCGACCTGGAAAAGGCGCGGCGTGACGCCGAGGCGGCCGCCGGGGAGACAGGCCGCCTGAAGGCCGCGCTCGAAGCCGCCGAGGCCCGCGTCGGGGAACTGGAGCGTGCGTTCGCGAAAAGCCGCGAAGCCGACGGCCCCGCGGCCGCGGATGCCGTCGCGCTCGAGAAGGAAGGGCGGCTGGAGGAGGCGCTGGCCGCCTACCGGTCGGCCGGCGACCGCCCCGAGGCCGTGGAGGGCGCGGGCCGCTGCCTCCTGAAGCTGGGTCGGACCGGGGAGGGCGTGGCGATTCTCGAGGGGGCCGTCGCGCGGGAGCCGGGGGATCCCGAGGCCCGCCTGCTGCTGGGCATCGGGCTCTGCACGCTGCGCCGGTACGGCGAGGCTTCGGATACGCTGGGCGCGGCAGTCCCGTTGGACCCGAGCAATGCCGCGCTGCGGAACGCGCTCGGCGTGGCGTGGATCGGGCAGGGCCGCCTGGCGGAAGCGCGGGCGGAGTTGGAGCAGGCCGTGAGCCTCAACGCCGACCTCGGCGATGCCCACCTGAACCTGGCGCTGATCCTGGCGGCCGGCCTGAACCCGGATCGCGACGCGGCGCGCCGGCACTACGAACGGGCGCTGGAACTGGGCGTGGCGCCCGAACCCCACCTGGAAAAAACGCTCGGGAGCCCGTAG
- a CDS encoding glycosyltransferase family 39 protein: MAAKPFESRIQDLIYNVDVGIGLWLMKIGLYLLFVLITMLLYTATQFRGLKEPAAMDAAQLGRNLATHHRFITQNIRPASLWFLARRNPAAGLRMDRHPDIVNAPLWPMALGAVFKMAGTSFSSDKPAAVFAPEQWIVVPLGHFFTLLTGLVLFFFGRRLFDRRVAVLGVTLYFLSDTIWRNSISGLGLSMLMFFVVTAFYLAYLAAAGPTEDGRATGKGLLQLAGSALLCILAFHTRYASAVFVPALAVYIGVSFRKKGWRWASLFLLAFLLGITPWLVRNTMVSGNPLGMTAHLALNGTDSFAGNGFDRALKPALTLDKVFRDLQTKWMGGLARFYRQDLWKTGDGLLFGLFLAALFFRFVNTPAHRLRWCLVLAIGLLWLVAALFGEETARLLNVCWPIALLFGLAFFFVLLDRLQLQARLFELAVIVAVAVTSALPLAFALLPPRAGPPYPPYFPPYIMHVTRMLTPAEMMCSDMPWATAWYGDRASLLLPSTLDDFYEINDYHRRIYGLYFTTITRDKPFVSGLVAGPERSWFPILEGRIPGDFPLTQGFPINNMDQLFLTDRERWSRR, from the coding sequence ATGGCCGCGAAACCATTTGAATCCCGTATCCAGGACCTGATCTACAACGTGGACGTGGGCATCGGCCTCTGGCTGATGAAGATCGGCCTGTACCTGCTCTTTGTCCTGATCACGATGCTGCTGTACACGGCGACCCAGTTCCGCGGGCTGAAGGAACCCGCCGCCATGGACGCGGCGCAGCTCGGCCGGAACCTGGCGACCCACCACCGCTTCATCACCCAGAACATCCGGCCGGCCAGCCTCTGGTTCCTGGCGCGCCGGAACCCGGCCGCCGGGTTGCGCATGGACCGGCATCCGGACATCGTCAACGCGCCGCTCTGGCCGATGGCGCTGGGCGCCGTCTTCAAGATGGCGGGCACCTCGTTTTCCTCCGACAAACCGGCGGCCGTGTTCGCCCCGGAGCAATGGATCGTGGTGCCGCTCGGGCACTTCTTCACGCTGCTGACCGGGCTCGTTCTTTTCTTCTTCGGTCGGCGCCTGTTTGACCGGCGGGTGGCCGTACTGGGCGTCACCCTGTACTTTTTGAGCGACACGATCTGGCGCAACAGCATCTCGGGCCTGGGGCTGTCGATGCTGATGTTCTTCGTGGTGACGGCCTTCTACCTGGCCTACCTGGCGGCCGCCGGGCCGACCGAGGACGGGCGCGCGACCGGCAAGGGCCTGCTGCAGCTCGCCGGCAGCGCGCTGCTGTGCATCCTGGCTTTTCACACCCGGTACGCGTCCGCCGTGTTCGTGCCGGCGCTGGCGGTGTACATCGGCGTCTCGTTCCGGAAGAAGGGCTGGCGGTGGGCCTCGCTGTTCCTGCTGGCGTTCCTCCTGGGCATCACGCCGTGGCTCGTGCGCAACACGATGGTCAGCGGGAACCCGCTGGGCATGACCGCGCACCTGGCCCTGAACGGCACGGATTCCTTCGCCGGCAACGGCTTCGACCGCGCACTGAAGCCGGCGCTCACGCTGGACAAGGTTTTCCGGGACCTGCAGACCAAGTGGATGGGCGGGCTGGCCCGGTTCTACCGGCAGGATCTCTGGAAGACCGGCGACGGCCTGCTGTTCGGCCTTTTCCTGGCGGCCCTGTTCTTCCGGTTTGTCAACACGCCGGCCCACCGGCTGCGCTGGTGCCTGGTGCTGGCCATCGGCCTGCTGTGGCTGGTCGCCGCGCTCTTCGGCGAGGAAACCGCGCGGCTGCTGAACGTCTGCTGGCCCATCGCGCTGCTGTTCGGACTCGCGTTCTTCTTCGTGCTCCTGGACCGGCTGCAGTTGCAGGCGCGCCTGTTCGAGCTGGCGGTCATCGTGGCCGTCGCCGTCACCAGCGCGCTGCCGCTGGCGTTTGCCCTGCTGCCGCCCCGCGCCGGGCCGCCCTACCCGCCATACTTCCCGCCCTACATCATGCACGTGACGCGCATGCTCACGCCGGCCGAGATGATGTGCAGCGACATGCCCTGGGCGACCGCCTGGTACGGGGACCGCGCCTCCCTGCTGCTCCCCTCCACCCTCGACGACTTTTACGAAATCAACGACTACCACCGCCGGATTTACGGGCTCTACTTCACCACGATCACGCGGGACAAGCCGTTCGTCAGCGGCCTCGTGGCCGGGCCGGAACGTTCGTGGTTTCCCATCCTCGAGGGCCGCATCCCCGGCGACTTCCCGCTCACGCAGGGCTTCCCGATCAACAACATGGACCAGCTGTTCCTGACCGACCGGGAGCGCTGGAGTCGCCGCTGA
- a CDS encoding HlyC/CorC family transporter yields the protein MSASWILLLACLAAGWFFAGIETGLVAMNRLRLHHLVRRKVHGAETMQYFLQHPDMLLGTTLVGTNISYTVASTLAVSLGTRALGPEGAWLASAAITVVIVVFCEFFPKAWFQAFPSHRSLPFAPVLRAARLTLLPVSVPLMGLVRLLTPGRPREDEKSRPLVTREEIVHLAGEGKSTGILTPAEHRMIHEVIELKTKSCREIMTPRDRMVDIRQDAPAAELLELARAREINRFPVQDPDKKTFVGIVHIFDVLADTGYAEKQVRDYMRPCQFVADHAPVDHILPRMRVTRQHMILVTDDRFEVIGLVTLEDVVNEVIGDL from the coding sequence ATGAGCGCCTCCTGGATCCTGCTGCTGGCGTGCCTGGCGGCCGGCTGGTTCTTCGCCGGCATCGAGACGGGCCTCGTGGCGATGAATCGCTTGCGCCTGCATCACCTGGTGCGCCGGAAGGTGCACGGCGCGGAGACGATGCAGTACTTCCTGCAGCACCCGGACATGCTGCTCGGCACCACGCTGGTCGGCACCAACATCTCGTACACGGTCGCCTCGACCCTCGCCGTCAGCCTGGGCACCCGCGCCCTGGGGCCGGAGGGCGCCTGGCTGGCGAGCGCGGCCATCACCGTCGTCATCGTGGTGTTCTGCGAGTTCTTTCCCAAGGCGTGGTTCCAGGCGTTTCCGTCGCACCGCAGCCTCCCGTTCGCGCCGGTGCTCCGCGCCGCGCGCCTGACGCTGCTGCCCGTCAGCGTCCCGCTGATGGGGCTCGTGCGCCTCTTGACCCCGGGCCGGCCCCGCGAGGACGAGAAGAGCCGCCCCCTCGTCACCCGCGAGGAAATCGTGCATCTCGCCGGCGAGGGTAAGTCCACCGGCATCCTGACCCCGGCCGAGCACCGCATGATCCACGAGGTCATCGAGCTCAAGACGAAGTCCTGCCGGGAAATCATGACCCCGCGCGACCGCATGGTCGATATTCGGCAGGATGCCCCCGCCGCGGAACTGCTGGAACTGGCCCGCGCCCGGGAGATCAATCGCTTTCCTGTCCAGGATCCCGACAAGAAGACCTTCGTCGGCATCGTGCACATCTTTGACGTCCTGGCGGACACGGGCTACGCGGAGAAGCAGGTCCGCGATTACATGCGGCCCTGCCAGTTCGTGGCCGACCACGCCCCGGTGGATCACATCCTGCCGCGCATGCGTGTGACGCGGCAGCACATGATCCTGGTCACCGACGACCGGTTCGAGGTCATCGGGCTGGTGACCCTCGAGGACGTCGTCAACGAGGTGATCGGGGATTTGTAA